The genomic stretch TAAACAAAACTTTGAACCGATCTCTAAAGGCGCAGATTGGCTGGCGGAAGGCATTAATTTCGATGGCGGCTGGGCATTAGAACGTGGGGGCAGGTCTGACGTTTTCATAACATCCTGGGTGGTTCAAGGCTTAGAAACTGTTTACGATATCGATGTCCAAATTGCCTGGTTGAAGCAGTTCCAGAACAGTGATGGTGGATTCGGGAGATATAAGAACAGTCGAAGCGATCCAGAAATCACAGCGATTGCGGTTATGGCACTCGCTGCTGGAAACGATCCCCTCAACACGCGTCGGGTGGCTATCAACTATTTAACAAATGTGCGGCAGGCGGATGGCAGTTTCGTCAGCAATACACCGATGGAACTGTCGGAACCGACTGCCAATTTACAGTCAACCTGTTTCGTTCTTATCGCTATCCATGCCAAGACACCAGATGAACTTAACTTACAGTGAGCGATAAATCACTATGGGCGGAGAGACAGCGCGCTTACCTCCGCTCATCAGCCCCAATGCCCTGCCTTGCCAATGCCCCCGGCATAATATAGTGTTCACCTTTGGTTACCTGAGCGACCTGCCGTTGGAAATTATCTCCGATGGAGTTGCTTCGCATGGAGGTAACCCCGCCGATGACGTAAACCCGAGCAAACGCACCTCGACATACTGAAATTGCTTTGCCTGCGGTATATCCTTTTTCTGCTCGTTTGCTTGTTGGTTCATCAGTGACGATGATGAGGACGAGATCACGCCCTTCTTCGGTGCGAAGTTTTGGCACGCCTTCAATAACAGCATCCAATAGATGCTCATCGCCATTTTTTGGGAGGCGAAATAGTGATTTTACTTGCTCAGGTTCCAATGGCGGTTTGGTCACAACAATCGTGCTTTCCCCGCCGCCGACTGCCGCCCAAAACCGGATAATCCCAAATCGGTAATCTAATCCGGCTGTGTTGAACACGGAAACCATGAGATCCAAACCATCACATGCCGGATCCGTCTTGGTTTGCATACTCAGACTGTAATCGAAAACGAACACAACGTCCACTTTACCGGGGTTACTCGCAACCAGATTCTCGGCAATCCGTTTAAACAAGCCATCGATCCTGAGGAGGGCTTTGTCTGCGATTGTCCCACCGCTCCGAATGCGCTGTCCGTCCATCCGTCGTTGTTTTGAATCAATTGGGTACCACATACCGTTGGTTTCATCCGTAAGTTCCGCTTGAACCCTTTCGCTCATACCGATACAGTTGAGTTGGACCCCATTTCTGCGACACAGGTCGATAATCTGTTGGCTAATTTTACTTTTCGCCTTCGCTTCTGTCCATGAAGTGCGTAGCCGAGCGTTGGTCACCACAACGAACTGTGTTATTGCGTCTTCTCGGAACTCTAACTCGTTCAAGCCTTTTACCACAGCGTCGAGTCCATACCCAGATTCAATGTTGTTTCCGGATTCGACTCGCATATCCCGGAATGCATTTTCAATATTGAGATAGTCGAATGTCCATTGATGGAAATTGACGCGTGGTTCTTCGTATACGGAATGAAAATTCACCAACGCGAATCTGTAGTCCATCGTTTTCGTCTCTATAACGGTGAGCATGTCAACGAACCTCTTTTCAAGGTCGGCGAGATGTCCCAACATCTGTCTGCTACCGTCAACGACGAATACGACATCCACACTCGGGTTTTGAGCGTGCTGCGTTGCGCGTTTTGCGATGTCCTTGAGGCTTGCGCCTATATCTGCTTTGAGCACATCTTTTTCTTTTTTCGCCCCCGGATCTACCAGAATCCTGTGTTTCCGTCGAGGCGGACGAATCTGTGCCGATGCTTGCAATGTGCATAGCAACAGCCCCACTACAAGCAAGCAGCATATCCAGCCTTTTTGGTGCTGCTTGGAAACTAAACCTTGCTTAACAAAAGTCATACGATCTCCGATTAAAATTCAAGTAGAAGCTGCGGCACAATTGTCGCACTGCGTCCGGGTTTTCCGATGTTGTTCATTTGGTAAACAATCCGTGCCAATGCACCTTCTGTAAAATGCCACGTCAAAGCTCCACCGAGTGTTGTCCAAGTTTGGGCATCATCCGTCCGGTTGAAATTGAATGTTCTATACTTCTCGATGTCTGGGTTCCATACATCATATTTTAACCGAACATCCACGGTTTCTGTCAAGGGAATTTCTGCGTGTAGATAATAACCCTCCACCGCCCTCGTGCGATTGCTTGACGTTATCGGTGTTTCAGCGTATTTCGAGAGATGCATGTCTATTCCGCGTACCCATTCAGCAGCGAGATCAAATCGCCAAATCTTGAAACTCGTTACGAGCCCAACTCTGCGTTTGTAGAATAAGGTGGACGGATCCACATCACCGTTATTCGGATTGAAAGGATAACTATTGCCATCGAAATAGGAGCCCCCAAGCCAGATCCTCTTACCTAAGAGCGACAGCGTTCCATTGACATGTAGAAATATAGGTGGACTGTTGTTTTGGATGGGTTTCAAAACACCGCCACCACTGCCGTGTGGACCAATTCGGATACCAGACGTTACAGTACCATCCGTAACGGTACGGAGCGAATCCGGTCCATCTGCGAGTGATAACACGTAAGCAACGGGTCCAACATATCCATTCAACTGTAGCCCGCGATCAGAAATGAAACCGATATTTTTTCGGACTAAATTATACAACGGATTTGCGGCAGCATCCGACTTTGTATCAATGCCGAAAGTGTGTCGAAAGCGTCCCACTTTCAAAGACGCACCCTTCGGTAAAACTGGAAGCCCTGTGAGAATGGCGTAGACAAACCCATGGTCATCTGCGACCTGTGTGCCAAGAGGAGAGGTTGTCAGGAGTTGCTCCCCTAAGATCCCCACATGGTCGCCTATATTTGTTGTCAGGACGAACTCTGCGACGTGGATGAGTGTCGTACCCGTCCCCCAATTGTTTCTATCAGGCAGTAAATCGCTTCCGGGAGTGATTCGCCGAATATCCAATGCGCCACCAAAGACGAGATTCCCGAACGCGTCGTTAAAAAATCCAGAAGTATCTGTTTCTTGGGTTTCATCTGTCTCGTCAAAACTAAATATATTTTCATCATCTTCCATGAGTGCATCATCTGTTTCGGCGTTTTCTTTTAGAGGCTCGACATTTTCAGGTGTACTCGCTGGGTCACCAGGATAGGACCGGGCAATGATCTCAGCGATGTTACTAAATCCATCTTTATCGGAATCTTCCTGCGCGATTCTGATGAACGTTGACGGATTCATCCCATTATGTAAAAACGCTCTGCCGTAAGGATTCGGCGCATCGCCGCCTTTCCTTGACGCATGGCAGACATTACATCCACTCGCCCATCTATATTCGCCACGGAACATCTTGTAAAAGGCAGGTAGTGCAAACGCGGAATTCTCAGCGATCAAGGCACAAAAAAGGACTGTTAAGCAGAAAAGTAAAATTTTACGCATGATAAATTCCCTCTAAAAGGGGATGTAGGACGGAATCGCCGGACAAACCACCCTCAGTTAATATGTATCCAAGTCAATCTCTTCCTCGCTAAACCGGAGGTGTGCCTGATTGACTAAAGTAACAATGGTATCCCATTGCTCACGCGTTTCGTCAGAGATACCTTCTTTTTCAAGTGATTCAGCGAATTTAAGGAGATTTTCGCTAAATGTGTCTTGCAAGTAGCGATACTCCTCGGTTTGATCTGCGTTTTTGGGTGGCTCGAAATTGGAGATCCCCTTCGCATATTTAGCAAGTCGTTTCGCCGCTGCAATGGCTTTCTCCTTGCTCTCTTTTTCATCAAAGTAGTCAACGACAACAAAATAGTCATCTATCATCAACGCCATAAGAGTTTTCAAGTCTTCTGCTTCGGGCATCTCTTCCTCTGGTGCCTCAGGCATGGGCACTTTTGCAACATCAGGTTTCGGTTTCCGTTTCAGGAAGAGCGTATAACTCATTACCAACGTTTTTTTCGGAATCAGAGCAACGGCGTTTGAAGCAGCTTCATGCCCGTCAGCAGCCTCAACATCTTCCCCAACTTTGAAAGCGTTGTCTATGCCCATACCAACGAATTGCTTGAGAAATTCATCTCCGACAATTGCGTCTGATTCTTTGTGTTCATAGACTGCCACTTTTACAACTTTTCCCTTCATGTCAAGTCCGACTGCTCCCTCAATAACACCCAGCGGTCCTTTGGCATCAGCGAAAAACACCAAACCCATAGGCTTCTTTTTCTCACTGATTGGAATATAGAAGATCGGTTTCTGGTCTTCCGCCCGCAGTTTAGCCCCAAGTTCCTTTTCAATGGCGGCTATTTTGTCTGGGGTTAGTACAGCATTGCGCTGGACGAATTTCTTCGCTTCTGGGAAGATAGCCGCTAATTTTTGACCGGGCCACTCGGTTTCATGGGCATTCCCAAGTAGCGGCAGGCTTGCCATAAAAAAAACGAGTACCCATAGGATGCCTTTATGAGGTTGGCAATAGGTTTGGGAAAACATATGTAATCTCCTTTTTTAATTTTACCTTGCGGCGTAATTGAACGGATTCGATATTTGAAGTGCTATCCGCTTGGGTCGCCTGCGTATTTTTGCGATGTAATACATTGTCCCGCAAGTCCACACGTTGTCCTCGGATGCCACACGCGCATCCGTTCTGGCGCTACGGATTTAGTCTCTCGCCAGACTAAATCCAGTCTATTCCCATACTAAATCCGGTATTTCTGCGTATTGTTGCAGGCTTCCTATGAAACTGATCTTAATTCTGGAAAATTGTCCCGCGCCGCTTTACTTTTCAACTTCGACCATGAAACTGGACCATAGAATTTGATCGGCATGCTTCAACTGTCCGAAGATCTGATAAATTCCAACTTCAGGGAACGTTGTCATTAGCATCACAGTGGGACCAAATTTCTCCGGTGTGATGCCATCATGTTGATGATGCCCAGTCATAGCGGACTTTTTCATTTCGTGTCCGGCGTGTGGATCTTTCATCATTTTGCGGGTATCCTCAGTCCCAGGAACTGTTCCGTGCGTATGCACAACACCATCTAAGCGCGTGCTAACAATAGCGAAATGCATGGGTGCGTCCAGAAATGGAACGAGGTCGGTAAGTGGTTCTCCATCGCGCGAAAAATGGTAAGTAATGTGTACCATCTCGCCGGCTTTAATCCGTTCGGGTGCCTCTATTTTTGCGTAATATGTAGATGAACCCTTTTTATCCATCAGAGAAACGGCTTTCGTATACCGATCGCCGCCTTCGTCAGCATAACCGAAAACGACTTTTTCACGGCGGAAATCCTCTGTCATGTTAGCCAATTTCTCCTCGCCTACGACATCTACATATACGTATTTCGCGAATTCGGCCCCCATTGTCATCACATCAACAGCGAGAATGTATCTTCCTGCCGCAGGAAATGTGAAGTGAACCGTATACCGTCCCTTTAATTCAGCCATGATGTCGCGAGATTCAAAATCTTCAGGGTGAATATGCCCAATACTCTGTAGATTCTCGCTGACGACGAGCACATGCAGCACACGAGCGTGATGCACCAAAAGATCGCTAACGGGTTCATCTTTCGCATCGGTGAGATGGAAGGTCAGCACTGCAGACCTTTCCGCTTGAACGGTTTGCGGTTCCGTATGAAGTGCGACATTGAGAGATGCGGTGTTATGCATTTCATGAGCGTCGTGCGTCTGATGTTCTTGTGTATAACCTACCTGAACAAAAAACAGCATACCGACCCCTATCGCCATTGTGCAATACAGATAGGCACCCTTCGTCATAGGACGAAAAATCGAAGAAAACGTAAAATTCTGGGATTGCATCGTTGTTCCTCCGTAAAATTAAAATGAATAGGTCGTGGCTAAAGAGACCAAATTTCCAAATTCAATTGCGTCGCCGCCATCGTAAAGCGTTTCTTGCGTCAGTGGAAACATGAAATTCGCAGACACGGAGATGCCGTTTAGCGTTACCACGGACATCCCCAGCGCTGCCATGGTATAATGCAGTCCGGTGTTGATGTCACGCTCCCCAGCCCACGCGGCAGAGGATTGATAAAATCCGAGATAGTTCGCGTTAAATGAAAACCAATCGGAAAGGCGATACATAAAGCCAGCTGTGTAAGTTAACTCTACTGAACCTCGATACGTCTTGCTGTTCTCATAGAACGGAAACGTTCCGCGTGTAGAAGCCATAATCGTCAGACCTCGGTAGAGCGGTAAACTGTATTGCAAGTTGGCAATTGGGTTGAAGGTACCGGTCCCGAACTGGATATGGAGATGTTCAATGCCCGCATCTCCGAGTTTCCAAGGATCTTCCTCGGTTTTGCCAACCGGAAGTGTGCTGCCCAACCGCGCAAACAGTAGGTCATCCGTTCTAAAGAGTCCGCGGATTTTATAACCCAAAAACAGATCTGAATCCGTAAGTCCGGCGTAGGTTTCATCTCTATGATGGATATCCCGACTCCGCAAGATCGCTTCCCTATCTTCAGGACTTACTGGATCAATCCACTCAATACTTGCGTCCTGGTTCTTGACTGCATACGGAATGTTTGCTTGTAGCGTCCACTGATCGTTCAGCAAGTACTGGACTCCAACATCCATTCGGTAAGTGCTCAACCCTACATGGTGTCTATGTAAAGGGGTATCAACTACTTTTCCTGTTGGTGAAAGTCCCCTTGATTCAAGATGTCCACCCTGTGCGTCAGGGGACACTAACATATTGATATTTACTCGAAACTGATCTATCTCTTGTGAAGCCAAACTGACTTCATTCATCAGACCGCTGGGCGGTAAGACGGGATTACTTCAAGCGGGACAACTTTCTTGTGCGAACCCGAAAGAGATAAATACCGAAGTGAACAACAGCGTGCATAAAAACAGACGGATTTTCATAATTTTAATTTTCTCTCTATGAAAAATAGTGTAACGCGGCGAGACATGAAACCTCGCGCCACAGGTTTATTAACAAGTTCTTCTGGCAAACCTTTATAAAAAGGAAGCCCAAGAAAACGCTATGAAAAAAGTAATGGGATTAAGGAATAGAGGCGTGCTTAAGCGTCTTTTGTGGAACTCACTTAGCACTGGGTAAACGGAGGACCCCTATGGGATAGAGGGTGGTCAGGGAAAAACGTGGAGGTTAAAGGCACGGGGGAATTTTTGAATGATTCCCACGGTGTAACAGGTAAAGTTACTGAGATAGGAAGAATTGAGACGAGAGACTGCTCAAGCGACTCACGGGATTCATGCGGGTTGTATCTATCGTCTGGAAAAACAAGTTCTAAATCTTTTGAGCAGCACGGATCACCGCTCTCTGATGGAGCATCGGCATCACCCGCTGTGTCTGTTTTGGTGATTTGGCAGCAGGTTGATTGAGTATTGGTATCTCCACTCAGGACTTCCGGAAGCACGGTGTGACAGGATTTTTGCTCTAAAGTCGCACATAGAAACGGACACACCGAATAGATATACAAGAGTCCTACGAGTAGAATGAGAGTGTGCCGATGTTTTGCTAACACTGTTCAAATAACTCCGCTGTTTTCGTCAGAAAGTGGAAATCGAATAAAATCCTTTAGGATATTATACACCAAAATCTAAAAAAGTTGCAAAAAAAATCTGAATCGCGGATTGACGCGGATTTTTAGGGACTTCTGTGTATCAAGTGCCGTTTTTGAGTATCGCGTCTCGTATCCGCTGATGCCTATGGAGTCCTCAAAAAAAATTTGTGACAAAAATTTTCTTTTTTGCTATAATATATTTGACGTGAACGCAAGGCTTTGAAAGCATCTTTGCTAATAAAGAGTTGTTCACGTTAGGGCAGCTGCCTAATTCATTAGGCGCGCCGGAGATACCGCAAATATCTCCGACGCTTTAGCACTGCCATAGTACTGGTATGACAGCGCTGGTTTCTATTATATCACAACATACCCTTTGCATGTGAGATTAATGGAAACCAGCACCCTATAGGGAAGGTGGTTTCCGAATACCTTTCTATTCCCTCTCGACGCGCCTCTCCGCGCGCTCACCCCTATAGTCCTGTCATTTTCTTATATTTAGAGAAAAGGGTATGCCTTTCTCTCATGTTGCAGCCTGCCAGAGGACTATGAACATTCGATTTGCACCCAACACGCTCTATTACGGCGATTGCCTTGATATTATGGCGGACTTTGAGGACAGGTGTATCGACCTGATCTGCCTTGACCCGCCGTTCAACTCCAACGAGAAATACAACAAAGTTTTCAAGGATTAGCGAACGTCTCGGCTACCCTACCCAAAAGCCGCTCACACTTTACGAACGCATCATCAAAGCCTCATCTAATCCCGGCGATCTCGTGCTGGACCTGTTCGCGGGGTGTGGCACGACGATAGAAGCTGCCGCGAAAAACGGAAGGGATGTGATCGGTATAGACATCCTCCCCTTCGCACTCCGTTTGATAAACCGCTACCGCCTCGCACCCAACGGTATAACGCAGCTTCCAAGCCAAGGTGTGCCTGTTGATATGGACACTGCCCGTCAGCTCGCCAGAACTGCTCCATTCAAGTTCCAAGACTGGACGATCTCACTCATAGACGGCTTGGCATCCAACCCACAAAAAGTTGGCGATGATGGGATTGACGGGTTCGGGGTGTTCTTTAACACACCAGATAACATGGAGCGCAAAGCGATTCTCGTTCAAGTGACAGGTGCCGCCGGTTCGCAGGCGGAGTGCAAGATATTACCGCTCCCCATCCTACGAGCACGAGCAAGAGCACAGTTGAAAAGTTATATGAGTGCTACAAACACGCGGTATGGGGTGCTCGCTGTTGGCACGGATCCCCGGCATTGGGAGTTCTGCGAGAATAAATACAACAATTGGTTTGCTGAAATCAATAGGGAAAATTTTGAATGGGGCATTGAGAATTGGGAACCTGTATCGGCAGCGGCTTTAACCACAGACGCACAAGCAAAGCATAGAACTTCGCACTGGTGGAAACGGACTGCCCTGTTTTTAGGTGTTTTGTTTGTTGTTAGCTTCGCGTCACTTTTGTTGCTGTGGCCGGATCCGCCAGAGCCAATTGTTTATATCACGCGGACAGGCAAAAAATATCATACCTACGCTTGCGAGTTCTTGGTGGAGCGCGGTGTGGAAAAATTTGCGATTTATTTCGATGAAGCCGAAAAGAATTATGACCCTTGTGGGATTTGCAACCCGCATAGAACAGCAAAGTCCAGGTAAAAATTCAGAGATGGTTCGTGATCGGGTCTACGTTTTTTTAATTTCTCTTGAAAAAAAGCCCAAAAACCGCTATACTATCTATATCCCGTATCCTGAAAAAACCTGTAACAAATTCTCAGACACGGAGGAAAATATTATGGCGTATATTAAAATTCCGAAGGGATGGGAGATCCCTGAAAATCAAGCGACATCTGAGTCGGATTATACGAATCGCAGAAAATTCATCAAAGACTTGGGGATAGCAGGCGCGGGTGCGTTGCTCTTTTCGAGTTCAAATGCGTGCGCCCAGAATAAAGGGGTCGAAAAGCAGTTAGAACCTTTCCGTGCGCAAAAACTTGATGCTGAAAATAATGCGAACTTCACTGTAACTCGACAAATAACCGATGAAATTATTGCTGCTACTTACAACAATTACTATGAATTTACCAATAGAAAAGACATTGTTTGGAAGAAGGTGGATAAATTCAGAACACGCCCTTGGGAAGTTGAAATATCGGGATTGGTCGAAAAGCCGATGACCCTGGATGTGGACGATTTAATCAAGCAGATGCCGCTTGAAGAGCGTATCTACCGATTCCGGTGTGTTGAAGCCTGGGCGATGGTGGTGCCTTGGATCGGCTTTCCAATGAAAGCACTGCTTGACAAAGTTCAACCGAAGGCTGAAGCCAAATACGTTCGGATGCTCACATTTTTGGATGCCGACATGGCACCGGAACAAAATGATCTCCGTATGCCGTGGCCCTACTTTGAAGGATTAACGCTCGCCGAGGCAATGAACGATTTGACGCTACTCACTGTCGGCATCTATGGGCATATCATGCCGCCGCAGCACGGTGCACCCATTCGGCTGATCGTGCCTTGGAAATATGGATTTAAAAGTATCAAATCCATTGTGAGTATTGAGTTGACTGATCAGAAGCCGCGGACTTTTTGGAATACGCTCGCCCCGAGGGAATATGACTTTGACGCAAATGTCAACCCCAATGTGCCGCATCCTCGCTGGTCGCAAGCCCGCGAACGGATGATTGGCACGAACGAAAGACACCCAACGAAGATTTACAATGGCTATGGCAGTTATGTCGCGCACCTCTATTAAGGCACGTTTTTCAAAACGGCTGAAGACAAAGCAGGTTGTTTTTATCTTATTGCTGGTTCCTATGCTTTCGTTCGCTGCTACGTGGCAATCCGTGGAGAGTTCGCACTTCCGAGTCTACTACCAAAAGGGGACAGCGGATCCAGTGTCAATTCTTCAGGTTGCGGAGGATTTTTACGCTGAATTGCCGCAGTTGACCAGCCGCATGGCACCGGGAATGATTGACATCTGGGTCTGCGACACACAAAAGGAGTTTCAAAATTCGGTTCACGCGCCGATTCAGGATTGGGCGGTTGGATGCGCCTTTCCATTGAGTCGGCGTATCGTTATCCAAAACCCGAAGCATATTGCCCTTGCGAAGTTACAGTTGGTGCAAGTTTTGCGTCACGAGATTGCACATGTTCTTTTCGGACAGTGTACCCGCAGAGCCGTCAAGGAAATCCCACTCTGGTTCATAGAAGGTATCGCAATTTATTTCGCTGAGGAGTGGGTGCCGAGTCGCCACGAAACATTGCTAAAACATATTTTTTCAAAATCTATTATACCGCTTCAAGAACTGGAGCGGGGTTTTCCACGAACGCAAGCCGGGGCGGATTTGGCGTATGCTGAAAGTCAGGATACCGTCCGTTGGTTGGTCGAAGTCAAAGGGCGGGATGTGCTGTTTTCGCTCATCGAGGAACTCCACGCTGGCAGCAATTTTAACACTGCTTTTGAAACTGTCGTTGGATGGGATCTTGCCACTTATGATATGCTTTGGCGTGAATCGTTGACGGAACGTTATCACTGGGCATCTCTGTTTTCTAATTCCTATGTCCTGTGGGGGGGGTTCGGTGGACTTGGCCTTATCGGTTATCTCGTCTGCTGGCATCGGAGACGCCGGCACTTGAATAGACTCGCGCAGCAAGAAGACACCATAGACCCATTCTTTAGATTTTAATTTTACTTTTTAATTTTACCTTGCGGTTCGGTCGGGCGGGTTTGGAGATTACGGACTATGCTATTATGAACATTTCACTTATTGCCCTCACACTCTGCTTTATCTGTTTCACTTCCGTTGCGACCGCTCAACCCAAACGCCTCGCGCAGTATCCTAACCAACTGACGCGCGATGGACACATCGTTGTTCTCCCGGATCACGGCACTCTCTATATTGTTTCCGATCTACATGCGCATTGGGACGATTTTAACCAATGGCTCCAACTCACGAGACTGGTGGAACGCATTCAAGCGGATGAAGATGTTTACGGATTGATACTCGGTGATGCGGTTGATTATAAGCCCGATGAACCGAGACACCCCCCGTATGGGGATACACTTATCATTGACCGGGTTATGGAACTCCATAGACAACTCGGCGATAAGGGTAAAAGGATTATCTATCTTCGAGGAAATCACGAATTCGCTGCTGCAGATGCTTACGCAATGCTCAAAAGACAAGGGATGACAGTAGAGAATCGGAAACATT from Candidatus Poribacteria bacterium encodes the following:
- a CDS encoding VWA domain-containing protein — translated: MTFVKQGLVSKQHQKGWICCLLVVGLLLCTLQASAQIRPPRRKHRILVDPGAKKEKDVLKADIGASLKDIAKRATQHAQNPSVDVVFVVDGSRQMLGHLADLEKRFVDMLTVIETKTMDYRFALVNFHSVYEEPRVNFHQWTFDYLNIENAFRDMRVESGNNIESGYGLDAVVKGLNELEFREDAITQFVVVTNARLRTSWTEAKAKSKISQQIIDLCRRNGVQLNCIGMSERVQAELTDETNGMWYPIDSKQRRMDGQRIRSGGTIADKALLRIDGLFKRIAENLVASNPGKVDVVFVFDYSLSMQTKTDPACDGLDLMVSVFNTAGLDYRFGIIRFWAAVGGGESTIVVTKPPLEPEQVKSLFRLPKNGDEHLLDAVIEGVPKLRTEEGRDLVLIIVTDEPTSKRAEKGYTAGKAISVCRGAFARVYVIGGVTSMRSNSIGDNFQRQVAQVTKGEHYIMPGALARQGIGADERR
- the msrP gene encoding protein-methionine-sulfoxide reductase catalytic subunit MsrP encodes the protein MAYIKIPKGWEIPENQATSESDYTNRRKFIKDLGIAGAGALLFSSSNACAQNKGVEKQLEPFRAQKLDAENNANFTVTRQITDEIIAATYNNYYEFTNRKDIVWKKVDKFRTRPWEVEISGLVEKPMTLDVDDLIKQMPLEERIYRFRCVEAWAMVVPWIGFPMKALLDKVQPKAEAKYVRMLTFLDADMAPEQNDLRMPWPYFEGLTLAEAMNDLTLLTVGIYGHIMPPQHGAPIRLIVPWKYGFKSIKSIVSIELTDQKPRTFWNTLAPREYDFDANVNPNVPHPRWSQARERMIGTNERHPTKIYNGYGSYVAHLY